A genomic stretch from Candidatus Flexicrinis proximus includes:
- a CDS encoding class I SAM-dependent methyltransferase produces the protein MTSARENIRRTALTFIARGDTTGWFEQVYADANSNPANISWADLAPNPHLMPWIAPQAESMKGRRALVVGCGLGDDAEALASLGLRVTAFDIAQTAINWCKQRFPASGVDYVTADATSLPSSWAHQFDLVVEIYTLQVLVPELRSKAADCIAGCVRQGGSLLIVARGREESDPEGAIPWPLTKAELDAFTLRGLDCERFEDFMDGDTRRFRAVFQRV, from the coding sequence ATGACATCCGCACGGGAAAATATCCGAAGAACGGCGTTGACGTTCATCGCCCGTGGGGACACGACCGGATGGTTCGAACAGGTATACGCGGATGCGAACAGCAATCCGGCGAATATCTCATGGGCAGACCTTGCGCCGAATCCGCACCTGATGCCGTGGATCGCCCCCCAGGCGGAGTCTATGAAAGGAAGACGCGCGCTGGTCGTCGGATGCGGCCTCGGGGACGATGCCGAAGCATTGGCATCGCTCGGCTTACGGGTCACTGCATTTGACATCGCACAAACGGCCATCAATTGGTGCAAACAGCGGTTTCCCGCGTCCGGTGTCGATTACGTGACCGCTGATGCCACCTCGCTGCCGTCCTCCTGGGCACATCAATTCGATCTGGTCGTCGAGATTTACACCCTGCAAGTCCTGGTGCCGGAGTTGCGCAGCAAGGCAGCAGATTGTATCGCAGGATGCGTCAGGCAAGGCGGATCTCTGTTGATCGTCGCCCGCGGCCGCGAGGAGTCCGACCCGGAAGGCGCTATTCCGTGGCCGCTGACCAAAGCTGAACTCGATGCCTTCACGCTTCGCGGATTGGACTGTGAGCGATTCGAGGATTTTATGGACGGGGATACGCGTCGATTCCGCGCTGTATTTCAGCGCGTGTGA
- a CDS encoding response regulator codes for MTHALIIDDNAQNVMILAQMLTRQGATSTKITHPGDLAQQLAIPAYYDVAFVDLEMPTLDGYSVYRLLRADLRFANTPIVAYTVHLSELHATHSFGFDGFIGKPLDARKFPDQLARILRREAVWEPT; via the coding sequence ATGACGCATGCACTCATCATAGACGACAACGCACAAAACGTTATGATCCTGGCGCAGATGCTTACTCGTCAGGGCGCGACCTCGACGAAAATCACGCATCCGGGGGATCTGGCGCAACAGCTCGCCATCCCGGCATACTATGATGTGGCGTTCGTCGATCTTGAAATGCCCACTCTGGATGGGTACAGCGTGTACAGACTGCTGCGCGCCGACCTGCGATTTGCCAATACCCCAATCGTCGCCTACACCGTTCATCTGAGCGAACTTCACGCGACCCACAGCTTTGGGTTCGATGGGTTCATCGGCAAACCACTGGATGCCAGAAAATTCCCCGATCAACTCGCCCGTATCCTGCGTCGCGAGGCGGTCTGGGAGCCCACGTGA
- a CDS encoding response regulator, translating into MTGMSVLVVEDDPINRKVMDLLLKGRMKLSEVTIFEDSREFLTRVSALNPIPDIVLLDIHVEPHSGFEMIAMLRSLSTYAAIPIVALTASVMNDEVEHLRNSGFHSLIAKPVDLVTFPDVLNRILNGERFWRVLD; encoded by the coding sequence ATGACCGGCATGTCAGTACTCGTCGTAGAAGACGATCCAATCAACCGGAAAGTCATGGACCTGTTATTGAAAGGCCGCATGAAGCTGTCTGAAGTCACGATCTTTGAGGACAGCAGGGAATTTCTAACACGAGTATCGGCCTTGAACCCTATACCCGATATCGTTCTGCTGGATATTCATGTGGAGCCACACAGTGGGTTTGAAATGATCGCAATGCTGCGCAGTCTCAGCACCTACGCAGCGATTCCCATAGTCGCGCTTACCGCAAGCGTCATGAACGACGAGGTTGAGCACCTTCGTAACTCCGGCTTTCACAGCCTGATCGCCAAGCCGGTCGATCTCGTCACCTTCCCCGATGTATTGAACCGAATTCTAAACGGAGAGCGCTTCTGGCGAGTTCTGGACTAG
- a CDS encoding HAMP domain-containing histidine kinase — MGRFTVRDQLRLGYLAVILVLLAPLIASVIYIGRTANAFARSDEHHDLIVQAQELAIAAQRSAHNVTAYALGHLQHRAEYERNRQLFIATLAGLGGGSAFLTRDQRTLILELDELRMDFDAASTAVFDAADRHREVGTPDTQSDEDIALLVYDTLANELEQTLEVLTDSLHSEVEDETGAIQQQIAVAAVLALLGSAVSAGGAIIISQAASARIVPPITRLAAVAREVAQGDLTQRANVTATNEIGELAATFDLMTEQLSESIKGLEHGLVEATIAREQAERAEKIKGAFLASMSHELRTPLNAIINFTRFVAEGDMGEVNAQQKELLTEVIASGKHLLSLINDVLDMSKIEAGALNLFVEDNVSLVELLHTLATITGGLLAGKPVRVLTEFQDDLPPVRADRQRLYQSLLNIVANAAKFTEEGEIAIKANVVDETIEVTISDTGAGIAPQDFNAVFETFKQTEAGLRMGRGTGLGMPIARSLIEAHGGQIRLQSAVGRGTVFTISIPIKSEILKPKALVVGKTP, encoded by the coding sequence ATGGGACGCTTTACCGTCCGTGACCAACTGCGCCTCGGCTATCTGGCCGTCATTCTTGTGCTGCTTGCCCCCCTTATTGCGTCGGTGATCTACATTGGCAGAACAGCGAACGCGTTTGCCAGAAGTGATGAGCATCACGACCTGATTGTGCAGGCGCAGGAACTGGCAATTGCGGCGCAGCGCAGTGCACACAATGTCACGGCTTATGCCCTCGGCCACCTCCAGCATCGCGCCGAATACGAGCGGAACCGGCAGCTGTTTATCGCGACTCTTGCCGGCCTCGGGGGTGGATCGGCGTTCCTGACACGGGACCAGCGCACACTGATACTGGAACTGGATGAGCTGCGCATGGACTTTGATGCGGCCTCCACTGCAGTCTTTGACGCAGCGGACCGTCACCGCGAAGTCGGCACGCCGGACACCCAGTCGGACGAGGATATCGCGCTTCTGGTATACGATACCCTCGCCAATGAACTTGAGCAGACTCTGGAAGTGCTGACCGATAGTCTGCATAGCGAGGTCGAAGACGAGACCGGCGCCATTCAGCAGCAGATCGCGGTAGCAGCCGTGCTTGCGCTGCTCGGAAGCGCAGTCAGCGCCGGCGGGGCGATCATCATTTCTCAAGCGGCAAGCGCGCGGATCGTGCCGCCCATCACCCGGTTGGCCGCAGTTGCGCGGGAAGTGGCGCAGGGTGACCTGACGCAGCGGGCAAATGTCACCGCAACCAATGAAATCGGTGAGCTTGCGGCGACCTTCGACCTGATGACAGAGCAGTTGAGCGAGTCGATCAAAGGCCTGGAACACGGACTGGTCGAGGCAACCATCGCGCGCGAACAGGCTGAGCGCGCCGAGAAGATCAAAGGGGCGTTCCTTGCAAGCATGTCGCATGAGCTGAGAACTCCGCTCAATGCGATCATCAATTTCACGCGCTTCGTCGCTGAAGGGGATATGGGTGAGGTCAACGCGCAGCAGAAGGAACTGCTTACGGAGGTCATTGCTAGCGGCAAACACTTGCTCAGCCTGATTAACGATGTCCTCGACATGTCGAAGATCGAGGCGGGAGCGCTGAACCTGTTTGTCGAAGACAATGTGAGCCTGGTCGAACTGCTGCACACCCTCGCTACGATTACCGGCGGCCTGCTTGCCGGGAAGCCGGTCCGCGTCCTGACGGAGTTTCAGGACGACCTGCCGCCGGTGCGTGCCGACCGTCAGCGCCTGTATCAGAGCCTGCTGAATATTGTTGCCAACGCGGCGAAATTCACCGAAGAGGGTGAGATCGCCATCAAGGCGAACGTAGTGGATGAGACAATCGAAGTCACGATTTCAGATACAGGCGCCGGCATCGCGCCGCAGGACTTCAACGCGGTGTTCGAAACGTTCAAACAAACCGAGGCAGGCTTGCGGATGGGGCGCGGTACTGGCCTGGGGATGCCGATTGCCAGGAGCCTGATCGAGGCGCATGGCGGTCAGATCCGGCTGCAAAGTGCGGTCGGTCGCGGTACGGTTTTCACGATTAGTATCCCCATCAAGTCCGAGATATTGAAGCCGAAAGCCCTCGTAGTGGGGAAGACCCCATGA
- a CDS encoding SDR family NAD(P)-dependent oxidoreductase: MTILVTGANGYLGNNIVKKLVAQGKSVRAMVRDEDKTKKRLGDLASKIEIIKADVNDKDSLKQALVGVDAVIHLVAIAIEKGSATYERVNYEGTVNVVDAAVAAGVKRFINMSQNGASSQVPYRFLKSKGMAQEYVAAHAPSWTALRPSAIFGPQDEFFNTFARLLKVTPLVFPLVGGGKAEFQPVSVHDVTEAAVRSLDDDTTIGKELALGGPEVLNLGEIERRIIKAVGAWRLLVPAPVALLRPAVWVLERVLPGSPVTSSLLDLLAVRNTVVDNALVTHFRMQPIPFSGANLDYLRENTLGGTLAKFLRNATIN, encoded by the coding sequence ATGACAATCCTGGTGACCGGCGCAAACGGCTATCTCGGTAACAACATCGTCAAAAAACTTGTCGCGCAAGGCAAGTCCGTCCGCGCGATGGTTCGGGACGAGGACAAAACCAAAAAGCGCCTCGGCGATCTCGCCAGCAAGATTGAGATCATCAAAGCCGATGTCAACGACAAGGACAGCCTTAAACAGGCACTTGTAGGTGTGGACGCCGTCATTCATCTCGTCGCCATTGCCATCGAAAAGGGCAGCGCGACCTACGAGAGAGTGAACTACGAAGGCACGGTAAATGTCGTCGATGCAGCGGTGGCGGCCGGCGTGAAGCGCTTCATCAACATGAGTCAAAACGGTGCAAGCAGCCAGGTCCCTTATCGCTTTCTAAAGAGCAAAGGCATGGCGCAGGAATATGTGGCGGCGCATGCTCCATCCTGGACTGCGCTTCGTCCATCGGCGATCTTCGGTCCCCAAGACGAGTTCTTCAACACGTTTGCTCGCCTCCTGAAAGTGACTCCTCTCGTCTTTCCGCTTGTCGGTGGTGGCAAGGCCGAGTTCCAGCCCGTATCGGTTCACGATGTGACCGAGGCAGCGGTTCGCAGCCTTGACGATGACACAACGATCGGCAAGGAGCTTGCGCTTGGAGGGCCAGAGGTTCTCAATCTTGGTGAGATCGAACGTAGGATCATCAAGGCTGTCGGCGCGTGGCGTTTGCTCGTTCCGGCGCCGGTCGCACTACTCCGACCAGCCGTATGGGTCCTGGAACGCGTACTTCCAGGGTCACCGGTTACGAGCAGCCTCCTCGACTTGCTGGCGGTCCGCAATACAGTTGTAGACAACGCACTGGTCACCCACTTCAGGATGCAGCCGATCCCGTTTAGCGGCGCAAATCTCGACTATTTGCGCGAAAACACGCTTGGCGGCACGCTAGCGAAGTTCCTCAGAAACGCGACGATTAACTGA
- a CDS encoding glycosyltransferase family 39 protein produces the protein MSRHQRLVLALAVALLLLAVWARFDRIGVQSLWNDEGNSYGQSLRTLPDITINAAADIHPPGYYVLLAVWRILTGESEFALRALSAFASLLGAAFAFALGKRLYGDAAGLTALAIVGVNTFSIMYAQEARMYALLALLGAASTWALVDLILSPGRRGTILLAATTAAGLYTNYAYAGLLAAQAAFGLLWLAGSMIDRRTTLPVIKAVALGYGAALLLYLPWLPTALRQVTQWGSTGEPIGAGDALPVALGWLTVGPTFTVTGVPVALVLLMALGLYNLKAPLRHERRRLRDSRLSHTRQSRNPKSLAVLTVAGETAPRKTAAIPRALALTLPPLWVGVTLGGFLALGLFREANLKFLLPAQIAVALWIGRGAWVLWHLPLRHTRRWTPLVTRVTAVLMVAAIVFGARNGLAALHNDPEFQRDDYKGIAQAIAEDGQPDAAVILNAPGQIEVFEYYARRYGPGWTLAALPIGLTVDAAATENALDALLSTHKRVYAVLWGTDERDPDQLVERILNTRAYPIDENWYGSVRLARYVTPGKLGHSIPSGALFDFPGGELELVDYALSSTVLTEGGSLEIALNWRVDMPPVQDYKITVQLLDQDGTLIVQRDAEPVGYQRPTSTWAPDEIIHDRHALLIPNALPAPQYRLIVGVYASVSPSERLPVAGNDALTLAEFNLQDAGD, from the coding sequence ATGAGCCGCCATCAGCGCCTCGTTCTGGCGCTGGCCGTCGCACTGCTACTGCTGGCGGTATGGGCGCGCTTCGACCGCATTGGCGTGCAGTCGCTGTGGAATGACGAGGGTAACAGCTACGGCCAATCGCTGCGGACGCTGCCGGACATCACTATCAATGCCGCGGCTGACATTCACCCGCCGGGTTATTACGTGCTTTTGGCGGTCTGGCGCATCCTGACCGGCGAGTCCGAGTTCGCGCTGAGAGCATTGTCTGCCTTTGCCAGCCTCTTGGGCGCGGCATTCGCCTTCGCACTGGGCAAGCGGCTGTATGGCGACGCCGCAGGACTGACGGCGCTGGCCATCGTCGGCGTCAACACCTTCAGCATCATGTACGCGCAGGAAGCGCGCATGTATGCCCTGCTTGCGCTGCTTGGCGCCGCCTCGACCTGGGCGCTGGTTGACCTCATCCTGTCGCCCGGACGTCGCGGCACGATTCTGCTGGCCGCCACCACGGCCGCCGGTCTCTACACGAATTACGCCTATGCAGGACTACTGGCCGCGCAGGCAGCGTTCGGTCTCCTGTGGCTGGCAGGGTCAATGATCGACCGGCGCACAACACTTCCCGTGATTAAAGCAGTCGCACTGGGTTACGGCGCTGCGCTTCTGCTCTACCTGCCGTGGCTTCCGACCGCGCTCCGGCAGGTCACGCAGTGGGGAAGCACCGGTGAGCCGATCGGGGCGGGCGACGCCTTGCCGGTGGCGCTGGGCTGGCTGACTGTTGGTCCTACTTTTACAGTTACCGGCGTGCCCGTTGCCCTCGTGCTGTTGATGGCATTGGGTCTGTATAACCTGAAAGCTCCCCTGCGCCATGAGCGGCGCCGGCTCCGAGACTCACGTTTGTCACATACGCGCCAGTCCAGGAACCCGAAGTCGCTGGCTGTTCTGACCGTTGCCGGAGAAACCGCGCCCCGCAAAACTGCTGCTATTCCGCGTGCCCTGGCGCTCACACTCCCTCCGCTTTGGGTCGGTGTCACGCTCGGGGGATTTCTGGCACTCGGTCTTTTCCGAGAGGCGAACCTCAAATTTCTGCTGCCGGCACAAATCGCGGTTGCACTGTGGATCGGGCGCGGCGCATGGGTTTTGTGGCATCTGCCGCTCAGACACACGCGTCGCTGGACACCCCTCGTAACGCGCGTCACGGCCGTCCTGATGGTGGCTGCGATCGTTTTTGGCGCGCGAAACGGGCTGGCAGCACTGCACAATGACCCGGAATTCCAGCGTGATGACTATAAGGGCATCGCGCAGGCGATCGCGGAGGATGGACAGCCGGATGCCGCCGTGATCCTGAATGCTCCCGGGCAGATCGAGGTATTCGAGTATTACGCGCGCCGCTACGGTCCGGGATGGACCCTCGCGGCTCTGCCGATTGGGCTGACGGTAGACGCCGCCGCAACAGAGAATGCACTCGATGCGCTGCTTTCGACCCATAAGCGCGTCTACGCAGTGCTGTGGGGTACCGATGAACGTGATCCTGACCAACTCGTCGAAAGGATTCTCAATACACGAGCCTATCCGATCGATGAGAACTGGTACGGCAGCGTCCGGCTTGCGCGTTACGTCACTCCCGGCAAACTCGGTCACTCCATACCCTCTGGAGCTCTGTTCGATTTTCCCGGCGGCGAATTGGAACTTGTCGATTACGCCCTGAGTTCGACCGTACTGACGGAAGGAGGCTCGCTGGAAATCGCGCTGAACTGGCGCGTGGACATGCCGCCAGTACAAGACTACAAGATCACCGTACAGCTGCTCGACCAGGACGGAACGCTGATCGTGCAGCGTGATGCCGAACCGGTGGGATACCAGCGGCCGACCAGCACCTGGGCGCCCGATGAAATCATTCACGACCGGCATGCACTGCTGATTCCGAACGCCTTACCCGCACCTCAGTATCGGCTCATTGTTGGCGTCTATGCTTCTGTGAGTCCAAGCGAGAGGCTGCCCGTCGCGGGAAATGACGCCTTAACGCTTGCTGAATTCAACCTGCAAGACGCGGGAGACTAA
- a CDS encoding metal-dependent hydrolase: MTHIAFTWIGHSTFLFEFDDKKVLLDPFITGNPAATVKADDIHVDLIVVSHGHGDHIADVVSVANRTGAKVLSNFEIANWFGKNGLKEGLAVGMNTGGSFDAGFVRVKYTIAFHSSTMPDGSAGGFPQGYILTARDGRKVYFAGDTALFGDMRLYGDEGLALAIIPIGDHYTMGIDDSVRATNFLHPKFVAPMHYNTFPAIKQDGAAWALRISSETQASPIVLQPGERYVLPE; encoded by the coding sequence ATGACACACATCGCCTTTACGTGGATCGGGCACTCGACGTTTCTCTTCGAGTTTGATGACAAGAAAGTTCTGCTCGATCCGTTCATCACCGGGAATCCTGCAGCAACGGTCAAAGCCGACGATATTCACGTCGATCTGATCGTTGTCAGCCATGGACATGGTGACCATATCGCCGACGTAGTGTCAGTTGCAAACCGGACCGGCGCCAAAGTGCTAAGTAACTTCGAGATCGCCAACTGGTTTGGAAAGAATGGTCTGAAGGAAGGTCTGGCAGTGGGCATGAATACCGGCGGATCGTTTGACGCCGGTTTCGTGAGAGTGAAGTACACGATTGCCTTCCACAGTTCGACCATGCCCGATGGGTCTGCGGGGGGCTTCCCGCAGGGGTATATCCTGACGGCCCGGGATGGACGCAAGGTCTATTTTGCCGGGGACACGGCACTTTTTGGCGATATGCGGCTCTACGGAGACGAGGGATTGGCACTCGCCATTATCCCCATCGGTGATCATTACACGATGGGGATAGATGACTCGGTGCGTGCGACGAACTTCCTTCACCCGAAATTTGTCGCTCCGATGCATTACAACACGTTTCCGGCAATAAAGCAGGATGGTGCGGCATGGGCGCTGCGTATCAGTTCAGAGACACAGGCGTCGCCAATTGTTTTACAGCCCGGTGAACGCTACGTATTACCGGAATAG
- a CDS encoding NADPH:quinone oxidoreductase family protein, with the protein MMKAIYIDALGGPEVMQIIDAPVPEATGKYVRVKVEAVGLNYSDIMIREGRYLQRTQLPQILGREFAGTIDALGDGVRGFQIGQRVYGTAGAGALAEYVTCHAAGLIALPDELSSDMAVALVVQGVTALHCLEDHGHLKPGETVLIHAAAGGVGTLAIQMARHMGAGKIIGTASSDTKCNTILELGAEAVNYSSPNWVEEVLRLTDGHGADLILESVGGDVFWRSYRDLLAFAGRIVVVGIAGSEVNEIRTSEILRRNKTIIGYFLAEYFEKAPQAVGPAIKRVLEMVNSGAVKPIIGATFPLEKSVDAFNHMQNRQNIGKVVIKP; encoded by the coding sequence ATGATGAAAGCAATCTATATCGACGCCCTTGGCGGTCCGGAAGTGATGCAGATCATCGATGCGCCCGTGCCGGAAGCGACAGGGAAATATGTGCGGGTCAAAGTCGAGGCGGTCGGGCTGAACTACAGCGATATCATGATCCGTGAGGGGCGCTACCTGCAGCGGACGCAGCTTCCGCAAATTCTGGGGCGAGAGTTTGCCGGAACGATTGACGCGCTGGGTGACGGCGTTCGCGGGTTTCAGATCGGGCAGCGGGTCTACGGAACGGCTGGTGCAGGCGCGCTGGCGGAGTATGTCACCTGTCATGCCGCCGGGTTGATTGCGCTTCCGGACGAGCTTTCAAGCGACATGGCGGTTGCCCTGGTCGTGCAAGGCGTCACGGCCCTGCACTGCCTGGAGGATCACGGACACCTGAAACCTGGTGAAACGGTGTTGATCCACGCGGCGGCTGGCGGGGTTGGGACACTGGCCATTCAGATGGCAAGACACATGGGTGCCGGAAAGATCATCGGCACCGCGTCGAGCGACACGAAGTGCAATACCATCCTTGAACTCGGCGCAGAAGCCGTGAACTACAGTTCGCCCAACTGGGTGGAAGAGGTGTTGAGGCTGACCGACGGGCACGGCGCAGACCTGATTCTCGAATCGGTAGGCGGCGATGTTTTCTGGCGCAGCTACCGTGATCTGCTGGCGTTTGCCGGGCGGATTGTAGTGGTCGGGATCGCCGGCAGTGAAGTGAACGAAATCCGAACCAGCGAGATCTTGCGGCGAAACAAAACGATCATCGGTTATTTTCTGGCTGAGTACTTCGAGAAAGCACCGCAAGCGGTTGGGCCGGCTATCAAGCGCGTGCTGGAGATGGTCAATAGCGGGGCCGTAAAACCGATTATCGGCGCGACGTTTCCGCTTGAAAAGTCGGTTGATGCGTTCAATCACATGCAGAACCGGCAAAATATCGGTAAAGTGGTGATCAAGCCGTAA
- a CDS encoding bifunctional transaldolase/phosoglucose isomerase, producing the protein MTNPPVDVQALGQSIWIDNIRRKLLNDGTFRKYIDEMGVVGVTSNPTIFQKAIGGSDDYDAEIVANLDLDTEDLFEKLAIEDIRQAADMFKPIYDRTGGVDGYVSLEVSPHLAMKAAETAAEAKRLFGIINRPNVMIKIPATAAGIPAIEESIYSGINVNVTLIFAVSNYLEVVEAYIKGLERRAAEGKSVAGIASVASFFISRIDSMIDPMLQNNLRAAQGRDLDRVALNNRLLGKAAISNAKIAYKKFMEVFYGGRFKALRAAGAWVQRPLWASTSTKNPVYPDTIYLDALIGRDTVNTVPPDTLVAFKDHGTVRESILDEIGDAPIIVDQLAEVGIELDHVTKRLQEDGVESFTASFDALMQQLDSKRTVLASGIITHQNAALGMHSEAFDAAIKQIDREFINGRLWSKDGSIWKNHGPTMAKIEQRLGWLDIDKTIDLARLKALQAEAKGKYSHTVLLGMGGSSLAPEVLSATFGNAEGFGKLLVLDSTNPDQLARIESQIDLAGTLFIVSSKSGGTIETQAFYNYFYAKSGNNGAQFIAITDPGTILAEEARSKHFKDLFENPADSGGRYSALSYFGLVPAALLGIDLDALWTSATDMMKSSGSGIASAMNPGAYLGALMGALAHRGCDKVSIFTSPSISSFGSWAEQLVAESTGKEGKGIVPVVGASIGMPHDYSSDRVFVYIKVQDDPGNAELDPLIRALREAGHPRLTLLIKDRYALGGEFFRWEYATAIAGKMLGVNPFDEPNVTESKQNTARILDHYKATGSLPDATPIAEKNGTKLYADKHSSAILRELVNQHNFDRGDLVHLVAAHLAGTMTGDYFAMLAYVPTTEETDATLNGLRRRLRHITKRAVTIGYGPRYLHSTGQLHKGGANIGVFMLLTADYAQDLAIPDMPFSFGTLCSAQAAGDFEALDAHKCRAVRLHLGSDIAHGLDILTQAIDLIEARRK; encoded by the coding sequence ATGACAAATCCCCCGGTAGACGTACAGGCGCTTGGACAGAGCATCTGGATAGATAATATTCGCCGCAAACTCCTCAACGACGGCACGTTCCGCAAATACATCGATGAGATGGGAGTTGTCGGAGTTACATCTAACCCGACTATCTTCCAGAAGGCAATCGGCGGCAGTGATGACTATGATGCCGAGATCGTCGCCAATCTCGACCTGGATACGGAAGACCTGTTCGAGAAACTGGCAATTGAAGACATCCGCCAGGCAGCCGATATGTTCAAGCCCATTTATGACCGAACGGGCGGCGTTGACGGTTATGTCAGCCTTGAGGTCTCACCGCATCTGGCCATGAAGGCGGCGGAGACCGCAGCTGAAGCGAAGCGGCTGTTCGGGATCATCAACCGCCCGAACGTCATGATCAAAATTCCGGCGACCGCTGCCGGTATCCCGGCCATTGAGGAATCGATTTACAGCGGCATCAATGTCAATGTGACCCTGATTTTTGCTGTGAGCAACTATCTGGAAGTTGTTGAGGCCTATATCAAGGGCCTTGAGCGGCGGGCGGCTGAGGGAAAATCGGTTGCCGGTATCGCGTCTGTAGCCAGCTTTTTCATCAGCCGGATCGACTCGATGATCGATCCGATGCTTCAAAACAACCTGCGTGCTGCACAGGGCCGCGATCTCGACCGGGTTGCGCTCAATAACCGGCTCCTCGGCAAAGCGGCCATCTCTAACGCGAAGATTGCGTATAAGAAGTTCATGGAAGTGTTCTACGGTGGACGTTTTAAGGCGCTTCGCGCGGCCGGCGCGTGGGTCCAGCGGCCATTGTGGGCCTCGACCAGCACCAAGAACCCCGTCTACCCCGATACGATCTATCTCGACGCGCTGATCGGGAGGGACACGGTGAATACCGTGCCCCCGGATACTCTGGTCGCCTTCAAGGATCACGGGACGGTGAGGGAATCGATCCTGGACGAAATCGGTGACGCGCCGATCATCGTCGATCAGCTGGCTGAAGTCGGGATCGAACTTGATCACGTGACCAAACGGCTGCAGGAAGACGGCGTCGAGTCCTTTACCGCTTCGTTCGACGCTTTGATGCAGCAGCTTGATTCCAAGCGGACTGTGCTTGCAAGCGGGATCATCACCCATCAGAATGCCGCGCTTGGCATGCACTCCGAAGCGTTCGACGCAGCGATCAAGCAGATTGACCGCGAGTTCATCAATGGGCGGTTGTGGTCAAAGGATGGCAGCATCTGGAAGAACCACGGCCCGACGATGGCCAAGATCGAGCAGCGGCTCGGGTGGCTTGATATCGACAAGACGATCGACCTGGCACGTCTCAAGGCGCTACAGGCGGAAGCCAAGGGAAAATACTCGCATACCGTCCTGTTGGGGATGGGCGGCAGCAGCCTTGCGCCCGAAGTGCTGAGCGCGACCTTCGGAAACGCCGAGGGCTTCGGAAAACTTCTGGTGCTGGACAGCACCAATCCCGACCAACTGGCGCGAATCGAATCGCAGATTGACCTCGCCGGGACGCTGTTCATCGTGAGCAGCAAGTCAGGCGGGACAATCGAGACGCAGGCATTCTACAACTACTTCTACGCAAAGTCCGGAAATAACGGCGCGCAGTTCATCGCCATAACCGACCCCGGCACGATCCTGGCGGAAGAAGCACGCAGCAAGCACTTCAAGGACCTGTTCGAAAACCCGGCAGACAGCGGCGGACGCTACAGTGCGCTGAGTTATTTCGGCCTCGTTCCGGCAGCGCTGCTGGGAATCGACCTCGACGCCCTGTGGACCAGCGCGACCGACATGATGAAATCATCAGGGTCCGGCATCGCAAGCGCGATGAATCCCGGCGCGTATCTTGGCGCACTCATGGGGGCATTGGCCCACAGGGGGTGCGACAAGGTCTCGATCTTCACTAGCCCGAGTATTTCCAGCTTCGGCAGTTGGGCGGAACAGCTGGTCGCTGAAAGCACGGGTAAAGAAGGAAAGGGCATTGTCCCGGTCGTCGGCGCTTCGATCGGGATGCCCCACGATTACTCGAGCGATCGGGTATTTGTCTATATCAAAGTGCAGGACGACCCGGGAAATGCCGAGCTCGACCCGCTCATCCGTGCGTTGCGTGAGGCTGGGCATCCGCGCCTGACCCTGCTCATCAAGGACCGCTATGCGCTGGGCGGCGAGTTCTTCCGGTGGGAGTACGCCACTGCAATTGCAGGGAAGATGCTGGGCGTCAATCCATTCGACGAGCCGAATGTGACCGAAAGCAAGCAGAATACTGCACGCATTCTGGACCACTATAAGGCAACCGGCAGTTTGCCCGATGCGACTCCCATCGCCGAGAAGAATGGAACCAAGCTGTACGCCGATAAGCACTCGTCGGCGATCCTGCGTGAACTGGTCAACCAGCACAACTTCGACCGCGGCGATCTGGTTCATCTGGTGGCGGCCCATCTGGCAGGGACGATGACGGGAGATTATTTCGCGATGCTCGCCTATGTGCCGACCACCGAAGAAACCGATGCAACGCTCAACGGTCTGCGGCGGCGCCTGCGGCATATTACCAAGCGTGCCGTGACCATCGGTTACGGACCACGCTATCTGCACAGTACAGGTCAGTTGCACAAGGGCGGCGCAAACATCGGGGTCTTCATGCTGCTTACCGCCGACTATGCTCAGGATCTCGCTATCCCGGACATGCCCTTTAGCTTTGGAACGCTGTGTTCTGCACAAGCCGCCGGGGACTTCGAGGCGCTCGATGCGCACAAGTGCCGTGCTGTCCGCCTGCACCTTGGCAGTGACATCGCCCACGGCCTAGATATCCTTACGCAGGCAATCGACCTGATCGAGGCGCGCAGAAAGTAG